One Cyanobium sp. Tous-M-B4 DNA segment encodes these proteins:
- a CDS encoding pyruvate dehydrogenase complex E1 component subunit beta — MAETLLFNALREAIDEEMARDPYVCVMGEDVGQYGGSYKVTKDLYEKYGELRVLDTPIAENAFTGMAVGAAMTGLRPIVEGMNMGFLLLAFNQISNNMGMLRYTSGGNYTIPTVVRGPGGVGRQLGAEHSQRLEAYFHAVPGIKIVAVSTPTNAKGLMKAAIRDNNPVLFFEHVLLYNLSEDIPEGDYICALDQAEVVRAGSDVTILTYSRMRHHCLKAVEQLEKAGVSVELIDLISLKPFDMETISASIRKTHKVIVVEECMKTGGIGAELIALITEHCFDELDARPIRLSSQDIPTPYNGALENLTIIQPHQIVDAAQQLVAGKI; from the coding sequence GTGGCAGAGACGCTGCTGTTCAATGCCCTTCGGGAAGCCATCGACGAGGAGATGGCTAGAGATCCTTACGTTTGCGTGATGGGTGAGGACGTCGGCCAATACGGCGGCTCTTACAAGGTCACCAAAGATCTCTACGAGAAATACGGTGAGCTGCGGGTGCTGGACACCCCGATAGCTGAAAACGCCTTTACTGGCATGGCAGTTGGTGCGGCGATGACGGGGCTGCGCCCAATCGTGGAGGGCATGAATATGGGCTTCCTGCTGCTGGCCTTCAACCAAATCTCCAACAACATGGGGATGTTGCGTTACACCAGCGGCGGCAATTACACGATCCCTACTGTAGTAAGGGGTCCTGGCGGAGTTGGTCGCCAGCTGGGCGCTGAGCACAGCCAGCGACTTGAGGCCTATTTCCATGCCGTACCCGGCATCAAAATTGTGGCGGTGAGCACTCCCACCAATGCCAAAGGCCTGATGAAGGCCGCAATCCGCGACAACAACCCCGTGCTCTTTTTTGAGCATGTGCTGCTTTACAACCTTTCCGAAGATATTCCGGAAGGTGATTATATCTGTGCCCTTGACCAGGCCGAGGTTGTAAGGGCTGGATCGGATGTCACGATTCTTACCTACTCACGCATGCGCCATCACTGTCTCAAGGCGGTCGAGCAGTTGGAGAAGGCTGGTGTGAGCGTGGAGCTTATCGATCTGATCAGCCTGAAGCCCTTTGATATGGAGACCATATCCGCCTCGATCCGCAAAACCCACAAGGTGATTGTGGTAGAGGAATGTATGAAGACAGGCGGCATCGGGGCTGAATTGATCGCCTTAATTACGGAACACTGTTTTGATGAGCTAGATGCCCGGCCGATTCGGTTGTCTTCCCAGGACATCCCCACCCCCTACAACGGTGCCCTGGAAAACCTAACCATCATTCAGCCCCATCAGATTGTTGATGCGGCCCAGCAGCTCGTCGCCGGAAAGATCTAG
- a CDS encoding DUF3082 domain-containing protein, giving the protein MTNPESPIKPSDPAPRKGPLSFLSGSLTAALLAWLALGLSQKLVAYYALHPPSYGSAIAQSIATALKTLIVGMSFLATFSFAFIGIGLALVFVRSLVSGSGSATAEAGEKP; this is encoded by the coding sequence GTGACCAATCCCGAATCCCCTATCAAGCCCAGTGATCCAGCGCCCCGTAAAGGGCCGCTGAGTTTCCTCTCGGGCTCGCTCACCGCTGCTCTGCTGGCCTGGCTGGCCTTGGGTCTGAGCCAGAAATTGGTGGCGTACTACGCCCTGCATCCACCCAGCTATGGCTCGGCGATTGCCCAGAGCATCGCCACGGCTCTCAAGACGCTGATTGTTGGCATGTCGTTTCTTGCCACCTTCAGCTTTGCCTTCATTGGCATTGGTCTGGCATTGGTGTTCGTGCGCAGCTTGGTGTCCGGTTCCGGATCGGCCACTGCCGAGGCGGGCGAAAAGCCCTAA
- the ispE gene encoding 4-(cytidine 5'-diphospho)-2-C-methyl-D-erythritol kinase, whose translation MADLCVRAPAKINLHLEVLGLRPDGFHELAMVMQSIDLADSLRLRPTADGQISLQCDRADLPTDGSNLVVKAGEMLRARSGFSELGAQIVLEKRIPIGAGLAGGSSNGAAALIGLNELWGLGFESQELHSMAAELGSDMPFCLDGGTQLCFGRGELLEALPFNSSEPPALLLLKHPGVSVSTPWAYGRCKELRGDFYLEAEADFEQRRQALRQAPLLGAIAGNRTWPPLRNDLQAVVEPEVETVRQGLALLRQSEQHLAVAMSGSGPTLFALFSNLEQARSAHADLAERFEQTGFESWCCGFSDRGVSLLQ comes from the coding sequence ATGGCTGATTTATGCGTGCGTGCCCCCGCCAAGATCAATTTGCACTTGGAGGTGCTTGGCCTGCGCCCCGATGGCTTCCACGAGCTGGCGATGGTGATGCAGTCGATCGATCTGGCTGACAGCCTGCGTTTGCGGCCCACGGCGGATGGCCAAATCAGCCTCCAGTGCGATCGGGCCGACCTGCCCACTGACGGCAGCAATTTGGTCGTCAAAGCAGGTGAAATGTTGCGCGCCCGCTCAGGTTTTTCCGAGCTTGGCGCCCAGATCGTGCTCGAGAAGCGCATCCCGATCGGGGCGGGCCTTGCGGGCGGCTCCAGTAATGGAGCGGCGGCGCTGATTGGTCTCAACGAGCTATGGGGACTGGGCTTTGAGAGTCAGGAGCTGCACAGCATGGCGGCTGAGCTTGGTTCAGATATGCCGTTTTGCCTTGATGGCGGCACCCAGCTCTGCTTTGGCCGCGGTGAGCTGTTGGAAGCCTTGCCTTTCAATTCAAGCGAGCCTCCGGCGCTACTGCTGCTCAAGCACCCAGGGGTGAGTGTCAGCACGCCCTGGGCTTATGGACGCTGCAAGGAGCTACGCGGCGATTTCTATCTCGAGGCTGAAGCCGATTTTGAACAGCGCCGTCAGGCTCTACGCCAGGCGCCCTTGCTAGGGGCCATCGCTGGGAATAGGACCTGGCCACCACTGCGCAACGACCTGCAGGCCGTGGTGGAACCAGAGGTGGAAACCGTGCGCCAGGGTCTGGCATTGCTGCGCCAGAGCGAGCAACACCTGGCAGTTGCGATGAGTGGTTCTGGCCCAACACTTTTCGCCCTGTTCTCCAACCTGGAACAAGCTCGCAGCGCCCATGCAGACCTAGCCGAACGATTTGAGCAGACTGGCTTTGAGTCTTGGTGTTGTGGCTTCAGCGATCGGGGTGTCAGCCTGCTTCAGTGA
- the rsmA gene encoding 16S rRNA (adenine(1518)-N(6)/adenine(1519)-N(6))-dimethyltransferase RsmA: MTFTAHRARKRFGQHWLIDQTVLARIVAAAELEACDRVLEVGPGRGALSERLLATPAAAVAAVELDRDLVLGLQERFGDQPRFQLTSGDVLTVELPAANKVVANIPYNITGPLLERLVGRLDRPVAHPYDRLVLLVQREVGERIRSEPGASAFSALSVRMQLLANCRSVCAVPPRCFQPPPQVHSEVILLEPLPLEQQLAPQLARTVEMLLKRCFAARRKMMRNTLAGLLPEAELARLAEAAGIGLQQRPQEIAPAAWVALAGSLNQVIAEPAAAPTHG, from the coding sequence ATGACATTTACTGCCCACCGCGCCCGCAAGCGCTTCGGCCAGCACTGGTTGATAGATCAGACGGTGCTCGCGCGCATCGTGGCGGCCGCAGAGCTTGAAGCCTGTGATCGGGTGTTGGAGGTGGGGCCGGGCCGGGGAGCTCTCAGCGAGCGGCTGCTGGCTACGCCGGCGGCAGCAGTGGCTGCAGTGGAGCTTGACCGCGATCTGGTGCTGGGCCTGCAGGAACGCTTTGGCGACCAGCCGCGCTTCCAGCTCACCTCGGGGGATGTGCTGACAGTGGAGCTGCCAGCCGCCAACAAGGTTGTGGCAAACATTCCCTACAACATCACCGGCCCCCTACTAGAGCGGCTGGTGGGCCGGCTCGATCGCCCGGTGGCCCATCCCTACGACCGCCTAGTGCTGCTGGTGCAGCGGGAGGTAGGGGAGAGGATCCGCAGTGAGCCTGGCGCCAGCGCCTTTTCAGCTCTGAGCGTGCGCATGCAGCTGCTGGCCAACTGCCGCTCCGTGTGTGCCGTGCCACCGCGCTGTTTTCAGCCGCCGCCGCAAGTGCATTCGGAAGTGATCCTGTTGGAGCCGCTGCCACTGGAGCAGCAATTGGCGCCCCAACTAGCCCGCACGGTGGAGATGCTTTTGAAGCGCTGTTTTGCCGCTCGCCGCAAAATGATGCGCAATACCCTGGCCGGTCTGCTGCCCGAAGCTGAACTTGCTCGGTTGGCGGAAGCAGCTGGCATCGGCCTGCAGCAGCGGCCCCAGGAGATCGCGCCAGCAGCCTGGGTGGCGTTGGCGGGCAGCTTGAATCAGGTCATTGCTGAGCCCGCTGCCGCCCCTACCCATGGCTGA
- a CDS encoding YraN family protein, which translates to MARTTARRRGDWAEQRVLRLLLGSGWRLLSRQWTCRWGELDLVLEKGGRLLVVEVKGRSRCGPDSWGAGALRRGKRQRLERAWHCWLEDHPVWAESSVELVFALVPLAPAPGPVRWIRADH; encoded by the coding sequence ATGGCTCGCACCACTGCACGCCGCCGGGGCGACTGGGCCGAGCAGCGGGTGCTGCGCCTACTGCTCGGCAGCGGTTGGCGGTTGCTCTCCCGCCAGTGGACATGTCGCTGGGGAGAACTGGATCTAGTGCTGGAAAAAGGAGGTCGCCTGTTGGTGGTGGAAGTGAAAGGTCGCAGCCGTTGTGGGCCAGATAGTTGGGGTGCCGGCGCCTTGCGCCGCGGCAAGCGTCAGCGCTTGGAGCGTGCCTGGCACTGCTGGCTGGAGGACCATCCGGTTTGGGCGGAGAGCTCGGTGGAGCTGGTCTTTGCCTTGGTGCCCCTGGCACCGGCGCCCGGACCTGTCCGCTGGATCCGTGCCGATCACTGA
- a CDS encoding pentapeptide repeat-containing protein, with protein sequence MLPLLSSGRSSSGRSPRSLAGGVLALLFALASAIGLALVSPLPAQAAMDVAKQVLIGADFHDQDLRGATFNLTNLRDATFAGSDLQGASLFGAKLQDADLSNTNLKEATLDSAIFDGTNLTNAVLEDAFAFNTKFTNVVIEGADFTNVPLRGDALKTLCGLASGTNPVTGRDTRASLGCS encoded by the coding sequence ATGTTGCCACTTTTATCTTCCGGTCGATCCAGTTCCGGTCGTTCTCCGCGCAGCCTGGCCGGCGGGGTGCTGGCGCTGTTGTTCGCCCTGGCCAGCGCCATCGGCTTGGCCTTGGTCTCCCCCCTGCCCGCCCAGGCAGCCATGGATGTGGCCAAACAGGTACTAATTGGCGCTGATTTTCATGACCAGGATCTGAGGGGTGCCACCTTCAACCTCACAAATCTGCGGGATGCCACCTTTGCCGGCTCCGACCTGCAGGGGGCCAGTCTGTTTGGCGCCAAGCTTCAGGACGCTGACCTAAGCAACACCAACCTGAAAGAGGCAACGCTCGATTCGGCGATCTTCGATGGCACCAACCTCACCAATGCAGTGCTGGAAGACGCTTTTGCCTTCAATACCAAATTCACAAATGTGGTGATTGAGGGGGCAGATTTCACCAATGTGCCCTTGCGGGGTGATGCGCTCAAAACCCTTTGTGGTCTTGCCAGTGGGACCAACCCGGTGACCGGCCGCGACACCCGCGCCAGCCTGGGCTGCAGCTGA
- a CDS encoding TMEM165/GDT1 family protein — MAPPLSSDPSLAAFGSSLTAITLAELGDKTFFMALILAVRHRARWVFIGSFAALTAVTLISLALGYGLRELLPQSLVPWLAAVLFLSFGIKLLIDAQGMAANAATEEKAEAEQAINTAESSKAFNTAWAVIWEAFVLVFIAELGDRTQFTTIFMATAPAQVFSFGGLLAGTLLGHALVTWLAVGAGKWIGQWVNERLLYRLSGGLFLVFGLAALSQALS; from the coding sequence ATGGCTCCACCCCTTTCCAGCGATCCCAGCCTGGCTGCCTTCGGCTCCAGCCTCACCGCCATCACCCTGGCCGAGCTGGGCGATAAAACCTTTTTCATGGCGCTGATCCTGGCGGTGCGCCACCGCGCCCGCTGGGTATTTATTGGCTCATTTGCCGCCCTAACCGCGGTCACCCTGATCTCCCTGGCCCTTGGATACGGCTTGCGGGAGCTGCTACCCCAAAGCCTGGTGCCCTGGCTGGCCGCCGTGCTCTTCCTCAGCTTTGGCATCAAGCTGCTGATCGATGCCCAGGGCATGGCTGCCAATGCGGCTACCGAGGAGAAGGCGGAGGCTGAGCAGGCGATCAATACGGCGGAAAGCAGTAAGGCCTTCAACACGGCCTGGGCCGTGATCTGGGAGGCCTTCGTGCTGGTGTTTATCGCTGAGCTAGGCGACCGAACCCAGTTCACCACGATTTTTATGGCCACTGCGCCGGCCCAGGTATTCAGCTTTGGCGGCCTGCTCGCCGGCACGCTGTTAGGTCATGCCCTGGTCACCTGGCTGGCCGTAGGCGCCGGCAAGTGGATTGGTCAATGGGTGAATGAGCGCCTGCTCTATCGCCTCAGTGGCGGCCTGTTTCTGGTGTTTGGTCTGGCGGCCTTGAGCCAGGCCCTGAGCTGA
- the gap gene encoding type I glyceraldehyde-3-phosphate dehydrogenase, which produces MTIRIGINGFGRIGRLAFRRAMTLADVEIVGINDLIEVDYLAYMLRYDSTHGRFQGEVAVENGQLMVNGQVIRISAERDPNNLKWGEVGADYVLESTGFFLTDDSARAHINAGAKRVVMSAPSKDATPMFVMGVNHSSYAGQDVVSNASCTTNCLAPVAKVLHDNFGIVNGLMTTVHATTATQKTVDGPSVKDWRGGRGAAQNIIPSSTGAAKAVGRVIPELNGKLTGMAFRVPTPDVSVVDLTVNLAKPASYDQIKAAMKAASEGPMAGILGYTEDEVVSTDFLGESCTSVFDAGAGIALTDTFVKVVAWYDNEWGYSCKCLDLMRHMASVG; this is translated from the coding sequence ATGACCATTCGCATCGGCATTAACGGTTTTGGCCGCATCGGCCGCCTTGCTTTTCGCCGTGCCATGACCCTGGCGGACGTGGAGATAGTTGGTATCAACGACCTGATTGAGGTCGACTACCTGGCCTACATGCTCCGTTACGACTCCACCCACGGCCGCTTCCAGGGCGAGGTGGCCGTCGAAAACGGCCAGCTGATGGTGAATGGCCAGGTAATCCGTATCAGCGCCGAGCGAGATCCAAATAACCTCAAGTGGGGTGAGGTTGGCGCCGACTACGTGCTTGAAAGCACCGGTTTTTTCCTCACCGACGACTCTGCCCGCGCTCACATCAATGCTGGCGCCAAGCGTGTGGTGATGAGCGCTCCCTCCAAAGACGCCACACCAATGTTCGTGATGGGCGTGAACCACAGCAGCTACGCCGGGCAGGACGTGGTTTCCAATGCCAGCTGCACCACCAATTGCCTGGCCCCTGTCGCCAAGGTGTTGCACGACAACTTCGGCATCGTCAATGGCTTGATGACCACGGTGCATGCCACCACCGCCACTCAGAAAACCGTGGATGGCCCTTCGGTGAAGGACTGGCGTGGCGGCCGCGGCGCGGCCCAAAACATCATCCCCAGCTCCACCGGTGCCGCTAAGGCGGTTGGCCGGGTGATCCCCGAGCTCAACGGCAAGCTCACCGGCATGGCCTTCCGCGTGCCCACCCCGGATGTGTCGGTGGTGGACCTCACCGTGAACCTGGCCAAACCCGCCAGCTACGACCAGATCAAGGCCGCCATGAAGGCCGCCAGCGAAGGCCCCATGGCCGGAATTCTTGGCTACACCGAAGACGAGGTGGTGAGCACCGACTTTCTGGGCGAGAGCTGCACCTCGGTGTTTGATGCCGGTGCCGGCATCGCCCTCACCGACACCTTCGTGAAGGTTGTGGCTTGGTACGACAACGAGTGGGGTTACAGCTGCAAGTGCCTCGACCTGATGCGCCACATGGCCAGCGTGGGATAG
- a CDS encoding LexA family protein — protein MTRGARLAHPAHPASSPLPGRASLNAQLIRCRASTVLLRVSGESMQAAGIDHGDLLIVDRGLEPRPGQIVVACLDGCFTLKRLVAHQGRLRLEAAHPAYPPLELDCFDGARIWAVALHVVRTLEPGWGVP, from the coding sequence TTGACCCGCGGCGCGCGCCTGGCACACCCAGCCCATCCAGCCTCCTCGCCATTGCCGGGCAGGGCCAGTCTCAATGCCCAGCTAATCCGTTGCCGCGCCAGCACGGTGTTGCTGCGGGTGAGTGGTGAATCGATGCAGGCAGCCGGAATCGACCACGGCGACCTGCTGATCGTCGATCGAGGCCTGGAGCCCCGCCCCGGCCAGATCGTGGTGGCCTGCCTAGATGGCTGCTTCACCCTTAAACGGCTAGTAGCCCACCAAGGCCGGCTACGACTGGAGGCAGCCCACCCGGCCTACCCGCCCCTAGAGCTGGATTGCTTTGATGGCGCTCGCATCTGGGCGGTGGCCCTGCACGTGGTCCGCACGCTCGAACCTGGCTGGGGTGTGCCGTAA
- a CDS encoding Y-family DNA polymerase has translation MTCEPWSSRRQAIVLIDGNNFYASCEAVLDPAVLGRPLVVLSNNDGCIVSRSAEARALGIRMGQPYFQVRRELERQGVVVRSSNYALYADMSQRLMATLEPWVEALEIYSIDEAFGQLSRPADQRSLHDWGRQLRHHVLCQLGLPVAVGIGPSKVLAKLANRLAKTTASATGVFDLGSMDDPDPHLAAVAIEDVWGMGRQLSRWCRLRGIADAKALRDMPSGELRRRCGVVGLRLQQELRGMACLPLETLPAAKRETCVSRSFSQPITSQSELREAVATYLSRAAEKLRRQQQRAGAITVFVRSNPFNGTSFYSNSATVSLPLASNDTAVLLQAALPLLAVLFKPHKPLHKAGVLLQQLQGEETLQHNLLLPLPLEQQHRRTALMATIDQLNRHYGSGTVQWAAAGLQTPWRMRRSRLSGAATTRLDAIPVVRA, from the coding sequence ATGACCTGCGAACCCTGGAGTAGCCGCCGCCAGGCAATCGTGCTGATCGACGGCAACAACTTCTACGCCTCCTGCGAAGCGGTGCTGGATCCCGCCGTGCTGGGGAGGCCGTTGGTGGTGCTCTCCAATAACGACGGTTGCATCGTGTCGCGCAGCGCCGAGGCCCGAGCCCTCGGCATCCGCATGGGCCAGCCCTACTTTCAGGTGCGGCGCGAGCTGGAGCGCCAGGGCGTGGTGGTGCGCAGCTCCAACTACGCCCTCTACGCCGATATGAGCCAGCGGCTGATGGCCACCCTGGAGCCCTGGGTGGAAGCGCTGGAGATCTATTCGATCGATGAAGCTTTCGGCCAGCTAAGCCGGCCCGCCGACCAGCGCAGCCTGCACGATTGGGGCCGGCAGCTGCGTCACCACGTGCTCTGCCAGCTCGGCCTACCGGTGGCGGTAGGCATCGGCCCCAGCAAGGTGCTGGCCAAGCTCGCCAACCGACTTGCCAAGACGACGGCCAGCGCCACGGGTGTCTTCGACCTCGGCAGCATGGATGACCCCGATCCCCATCTAGCAGCGGTCGCCATCGAGGATGTCTGGGGTATGGGCCGCCAGCTCTCCCGCTGGTGCCGCCTGCGCGGCATCGCCGATGCCAAGGCTCTGCGCGACATGCCCAGTGGCGAACTGCGCCGCCGCTGCGGCGTGGTGGGACTGCGCCTGCAGCAGGAGTTGCGGGGTATGGCCTGCCTACCCCTAGAGACCCTGCCGGCCGCCAAGCGGGAAACCTGCGTGAGCCGCAGCTTCAGCCAGCCGATCACCAGCCAGAGCGAACTGAGGGAGGCGGTTGCTACCTACCTGAGCCGGGCAGCGGAGAAATTGCGGCGGCAACAGCAACGGGCTGGTGCCATCACGGTGTTCGTGCGCAGCAACCCCTTCAACGGCACCAGTTTTTACAGCAACAGCGCCACGGTGAGCCTGCCACTAGCCAGCAATGACACCGCCGTACTGCTGCAGGCAGCCCTACCCCTATTGGCAGTGCTGTTCAAACCCCACAAGCCCCTGCACAAAGCGGGGGTGCTGCTGCAGCAACTGCAGGGAGAGGAGACCCTCCAGCACAACTTGCTGCTGCCACTGCCCTTAGAGCAGCAACACCGTCGCACAGCCCTGATGGCGACCATCGACCAGCTCAATCGCCACTACGGCAGCGGCACCGTGCAATGGGCAGCCGCGGGACTGCAAACCCCTTGGCGGATGCGGCGCTCACGACTGTCTGGGGCGGCCACCACTCGCCTAGACGCCATCCCGGTGGTGCGGGCCTGA
- a CDS encoding isoprenylcysteine carboxylmethyltransferase family protein: MTPLPKAPGKTWWEHQRTGLSKLVAALAFIVVALTQSHWELEHENVATFLFSTGLGLAAIGATGRIWCSFFISGRKDGELVTEGPYSISRNPLYVFSCIGLVGVGLSTETLTYPLLFLVIFGLYYPGIMAREERRLEELFGESFRQYRQRVPRFWPNRGLYSEPASWSSNPRLFRRHILSDIWFVWIAAIIELVEGLRNVGLLPHLLTLW; encoded by the coding sequence ATGACCCCATTACCTAAAGCGCCCGGCAAAACCTGGTGGGAACACCAGCGCACCGGGCTATCGAAGTTGGTGGCGGCACTGGCTTTCATCGTGGTCGCACTCACCCAGAGCCACTGGGAGCTGGAGCATGAGAATGTGGCCACCTTCCTGTTCAGCACCGGCCTTGGCCTGGCCGCCATTGGAGCGACAGGGCGGATCTGGTGTTCATTTTTTATCTCCGGCCGCAAGGATGGAGAGCTGGTCACTGAAGGGCCCTACTCGATCAGTCGCAACCCGTTATATGTATTCAGCTGCATTGGTTTAGTGGGGGTGGGACTTAGCACCGAAACACTCACATACCCGCTGCTTTTTCTGGTTATATTTGGTCTTTATTACCCGGGGATCATGGCTCGGGAGGAAAGACGGCTCGAAGAACTATTCGGCGAGTCCTTCCGCCAATACCGGCAGCGGGTGCCACGCTTCTGGCCCAATCGCGGGCTCTACAGCGAGCCAGCGAGTTGGAGCAGCAACCCGCGTCTGTTTCGCCGCCACATCCTCAGCGACATCTGGTTTGTATGGATTGCGGCAATCATTGAATTGGTGGAGGGCTTGCGCAACGTTGGCTTGCTACCCCACCTGCTGACGCTCTGGTGA
- the dnaG gene encoding DNA primase translates to MSLPRLHPRTIEAVKERADIVDVVGEHVVLKKKGREYVGICPFHDDTSPSMTVSPAKQFYYCFSCGAGGNAIKFLMEHQRQSFSDVVLELARKYQLPIETLDGPQQERLRKQLSRREQLHRVLTLAAGWFRSQLRAPEGAAALTYLRESRGLSEATLEAFELGFAPDRWDGLLSHLQQVEGLGPELLEEAGLVVPRKGASSQDGRGFYDRFRGRVMVPIKDRQGRVIGFGGRSLDGGEPKYLNSPETEVFEKGKHLFGLDKAAASIRKDDRAVVVEGYFDVIALHAAGITNAVASLGTALSSQQITQLCRCCEGRRIVLNFDSDGAGVRAAQRAIGEVEQLALQGQLELRVLQLPSGKDPDEFLKSQGAGDYRALLDQAPLWLDWQIEQVLEGRDLARPDQFQLAVTALVALLGKLPQSAVRSHYLQRVAERLSGGQARLAIQLEDDLRQQVKGQRWHGRSQKWELPGEAGLRERAEAEVLRMYLHCPNYRSAIRVELRQRELDDFALKHHRLLWAAISGLEEVNLGVGRLEAINRGHDPGSDLADLDLPRLLGDQLVVEQSALLSRLTPLLEPNELQRMAFSQPLLQLRGATASLERQKSVKRCRHLLDAWSSQRLETLERCIALLLEQEREEARATASGLAPLSDMESRIEALFSELNSDALRFQELYYNERKHLEHLDSQRRAGYEEVMAQPAA, encoded by the coding sequence TTGAGCCTGCCGCGTCTCCACCCCCGCACGATTGAGGCCGTCAAGGAGCGGGCTGACATCGTTGATGTGGTGGGCGAGCACGTGGTGCTCAAAAAGAAGGGGCGTGAGTACGTAGGCATTTGTCCCTTCCACGACGACACATCGCCGTCGATGACGGTGTCCCCGGCAAAGCAGTTCTACTACTGCTTCTCCTGTGGTGCCGGCGGCAATGCCATCAAGTTTTTGATGGAGCACCAGCGTCAGAGCTTCAGCGATGTGGTGCTGGAGCTGGCGCGCAAATACCAGCTGCCAATCGAGACCCTCGATGGCCCCCAGCAGGAGCGGCTGCGCAAGCAGCTCTCCCGCCGCGAACAGCTGCACCGGGTACTCACCCTGGCGGCTGGTTGGTTCCGCAGCCAATTGCGCGCCCCTGAGGGAGCCGCCGCTCTCACCTATCTGCGCGAAAGTCGTGGCCTGAGTGAAGCCACCCTGGAAGCCTTCGAGCTCGGCTTTGCTCCCGACCGTTGGGATGGCCTGCTCAGCCACCTGCAGCAGGTGGAGGGGCTGGGACCTGAGCTGCTGGAGGAGGCTGGCCTAGTGGTGCCACGCAAGGGCGCCAGTTCCCAGGACGGCCGCGGTTTCTACGACCGCTTTCGCGGCCGGGTAATGGTGCCGATCAAGGACCGCCAGGGGCGGGTGATCGGTTTCGGTGGCCGCAGCCTCGATGGCGGCGAGCCCAAGTACCTCAACTCTCCGGAGACTGAGGTGTTCGAGAAGGGCAAGCATCTCTTTGGGCTCGATAAAGCCGCGGCTTCGATCCGCAAGGACGACCGAGCCGTGGTGGTAGAGGGCTACTTCGACGTGATCGCCCTGCACGCCGCCGGTATCACCAATGCGGTGGCGTCCCTTGGTACTGCCCTAAGCAGCCAGCAGATCACCCAGCTCTGCCGCTGCTGCGAAGGGCGGCGGATTGTTCTCAACTTCGATAGCGATGGCGCCGGTGTGCGCGCTGCCCAACGGGCCATCGGTGAAGTGGAGCAGCTGGCCTTGCAGGGCCAGCTGGAGCTGCGGGTGCTGCAGCTGCCCTCCGGCAAGGATCCCGATGAGTTCCTCAAGAGCCAGGGTGCCGGCGATTACCGAGCCCTGCTTGATCAGGCGCCGCTCTGGCTCGATTGGCAGATCGAGCAGGTGCTCGAGGGCCGAGATCTAGCCCGTCCCGACCAGTTCCAGCTTGCGGTGACGGCCCTTGTTGCCCTGCTTGGCAAGCTGCCCCAGAGCGCAGTGCGCAGCCACTATCTGCAGCGGGTGGCCGAGCGCCTCAGCGGTGGTCAGGCCCGTCTGGCGATCCAGCTGGAAGACGATCTGCGGCAGCAGGTCAAAGGCCAGCGCTGGCATGGACGTTCCCAGAAGTGGGAGCTGCCGGGTGAGGCTGGGCTTCGGGAGCGGGCAGAGGCGGAGGTGTTGCGGATGTATCTGCACTGCCCCAATTACCGCAGTGCGATCCGGGTGGAGTTGCGGCAGCGCGAACTCGATGATTTCGCCCTGAAGCACCACCGCCTGCTTTGGGCTGCGATTAGCGGCCTAGAGGAGGTCAACCTCGGTGTGGGCCGGCTCGAGGCGATCAACCGCGGCCACGACCCTGGCTCAGACCTCGCCGATCTTGATTTGCCCCGGTTGCTGGGTGATCAGCTGGTGGTGGAGCAGAGCGCCCTGCTCTCCAGGCTGACGCCCTTGCTGGAGCCTAATGAGCTGCAGCGCATGGCTTTCAGCCAGCCTCTGCTTCAGTTGCGCGGTGCTACGGCATCTCTGGAGCGCCAGAAGAGTGTCAAGCGCTGCCGGCATCTGCTGGATGCCTGGAGCAGTCAGCGTCTTGAGACCCTGGAGCGTTGTATTGCCCTGCTGCTAGAGCAAGAAAGGGAGGAGGCCCGGGCCACGGCCTCAGGCCTGGCACCGCTGAGCGATATGGAATCGCGCATCGAGGCCCTCTTCAGCGAACTCAACAGCGACGCCCTGCGCTTTCAGGAGCTCTATTACAACGAACGTAAACATCTCGAACACCTCGACTCCCAGCGCCGCGCTGGCTACGAGGAGGTGATGGCTCAACCGGCGGCTTAA